CTCTGCCACCTGGCGCTCGGCGAGCCCCACGAGGCGGCGGCGATGTTCCGGCGCGCGCTCGCCGTCCACAGGCACCTCGAGGGCGCGCGCCACAACCTGGCCGTGGCTCTCGGCGAGGCGGTGCGAGGCAACGGCCACTCGTGACCTTTCCGAGCGGGCTCCGCGCCCTCGACCACCGCGACTTCCGCCTCTTCTGGACGGGGCAGCTCGTCTCGCTGATCGGGACCTGGATGCAGTCGGTCGCCCAGTCGTGGCTCGTGCTCCAGCTCTCGGGCTCGCCGCTCAAGCTCGGGCTCATCGGCACCTTCCAGTTCGCCCCCGTCTTGCTGTTCTCGGTCGTCGCGGGCGCGCTCGTGGACCGGCTGCCCAAGCGCCGGCTGATCCTCGCGACCCAGACGCTCCTGGCCCTCCAGGCGTTCACGCTCACGGCCCTCGTGTGGACGGGGCACGTCAGGTACTGGCACGTCGCGGTGCTGGCACTCCTCCTCGGGTGCGCGAACGTCATCGACATGCCGACCCGCCAGGCGTTCATCGTCGAGATGGTCGGCCGGGGCGACCTCGTCAACGCGGTCGCCCTCAACTCGGCCGCCTTCAACGGGGCGCGCATCGTGGGCCCCGCGCTGGCGGGCCTCCTGATCGGGCGCTTCGGCCTGGCCCCGGCGTTTCTCCTGAACGGCCTCTCGTTCCTCGCCGTGCTCGGCGCGCTCTCGCTCGTCCGCGCGGAGGGCGCGCCGCGCCCGCGCGCCGCGACGACGATGGGCGAGGACGTGCTAGCGGGGCTGCGCTACGCGCTCAGCACGCCGCGCGTCGCGCTGATGCTGAGCCTCGTCCTGATCGTGAGCCTCTGCGTGATGAACTTCTCGGTGTTCGTGCCGCTGCTCGCGCGGAACGTGCTCCGCCTGGACGCCGCGGGGTTCGGCTTCCTGATGGCGGCGCTCGGGGTCGGCGCGGTGACGGGGGCGCTGTCGCTGGCGACCCTCGGCGGCCGCCAGACGCCGCTGCGCGCGATCCTCCTCGCGGGCGTCCTCGCCTGCCT
The sequence above is a segment of the Candidatus Methylomirabilota bacterium genome. Coding sequences within it:
- a CDS encoding MFS transporter, translated to MTFPSGLRALDHRDFRLFWTGQLVSLIGTWMQSVAQSWLVLQLSGSPLKLGLIGTFQFAPVLLFSVVAGALVDRLPKRRLILATQTLLALQAFTLTALVWTGHVRYWHVAVLALLLGCANVIDMPTRQAFIVEMVGRGDLVNAVALNSAAFNGARIVGPALAGLLIGRFGLAPAFLLNGLSFLAVLGALSLVRAEGAPRPRAATTMGEDVLAGLRYALSTPRVALMLSLVLIVSLCVMNFSVFVPLLARNVLRLDAAGFGFLMAALGVGAVTGALSLATLGGRQTPLRAILLAGVLACLTLLGLAAAPEFHAAVVLLFLTGFFSIVCIASCSTTLQLAAPDELRGRVMSLHTLMFGGSFPLGAFMTGAIAEAFGVAAALVAAAGAGLAGLAAIALWWRSQRL